GAAACAATTAgacataaaatattaattaaattaggtataaatgttataatacattttgtatgtacatGTCCTCAGCCAAGCACGGGTAGTCCAATGGTAGTTGTTGGTTGACGAAGGCCGAaaatgtttttcgtttattagtattagctttaagaatgccgttagttttgtcttttgattattttacatttatttaaccAGGGGGAAAGGTGGAAGGCGGAGAGTTTGATATAgcgaaaataaaaagatgttacTTATTGTTGAAGTCAATTATGTGACCTTTCAGAACTGCtaatatctttttcattttgtccATGATAAATAGTTGTTTAATTGCCATTCGAGGCACatctttatgtttttataatgataaaatgaactaagatttattaactattttttcaGTTTGTAGATTCGTTCTATCCAGACAGTTTATCAACTATACATTATTTACTCATTGTTACAGCTGTGCTAATaccatatacatttataaaagaattaaaactaCTAGCTCCTTTTTCTATGGTagctaacatttttaactttGTGGGACTTGTGATAATTTTCCAGTATTTATTCCGAGGATTACCGGACTACAGATCAAGACCAGCTTCAATGCCTTTTGATGATTTACCGTTATATTTTGGAACTGTAATCTTTTCTTATGAAGGTATAGGTCTTGTGAGTAAATACGTataattttacacaaaatatagaaaacacttttttttttttttttttttttaaataatgcagTTTTTACCCTCGGGTTTCTTCATAGAAATCCTCCAAGAAAAATGAAGGCAGAGGACACAAAGAGACAAATAAAAAACGCAAgccaaataagtaaaagaaaaacatacaacaCTATTCCGAACaggaaaaatagaaaaacagacaaaaaacgGTTCATAAACAATATGCAGAAAATAAAAACTGAACAACATGAGCCGTTTCTCaagttcaatttgtttttagaaacaacaatatttatcatttaaatgaaCTTCTACCTGTCAGGTAGTTGGACGCTATATTTACAAGAAACATCTGGTGCATACATTTGGTCAAATTTCAATATGGCATCTATAAAAATACTAAATGATGAAAAGGATTAACTAAATAAAAAGACAGCTTCCGAAAAGGAACAATCAATTGCTTATCGTGGCACATAATACAATAGATACGTATGTACATTTCATAATTCGGTCAATTTCTGtttttaaccccccccccccccaccccccccccatGTATtcataatgaatttaaaaaacaaaatcacataCACACAAAAGAACCCATAAAAAACTACACCTAACAAGCATggtcttgtggatagttgtagaattggcaatcatataccatcttatttttttttacgaatTTCACAGAATAAAGCAACCATAATCACTAAAAGATTATCATGAAcgcattaatatatattataaatttcaggttatgccaattgaaaataaaatgaaatacccAAGTGATTTTAGAGGACTTAGTGGTGTCATGAACCTAGGTATGGCGATTGTGACAAGTCTTTACACAGCAATGGGTTTCTATGGATACCTGAAATTTGGGGGAGATGCTTTGGGCAGTATAACACTGAATCTACCAAATGACAATTGGTTTGTTTCAATTTCTCTTGTTTGTTGAAGTATGTTAATAAGTTTTAATCCTGCAATTGTaacattcatttaaaactaTATGTCACTTGAATCAGTAGAATTCCATGTGCATACGATTGTTGACTGTTAGAAGGACtattaaaatatgtagaataaaaaaaaaaacaatcacgAAAAAGATAAACTTGTctttaataacaataaaacagaGTTAAACTATGATTGACAAACATTTATTCTTATCCGCGGTGAAacggttttaaataaaaaaataaaataatctttgaATGAACTTAATGAATCCACAAACTGAACGAGATTCGCATAAGGCTAAGAGTTGGAAAAAAGAGGCGAAAGAAATcaaagaaacatttaaacaaacaagaggaaaacaaacTGATATCGCCTTcgctaaaacattttttttgacaaaacactacatagaaaactataaaCTGAGAAACACGAACCCCGCCAAGTACCAATATAACCATTATTCGGACCTTCTTAcctgttaaaaatatatcatttattacagttatgttttttttctgtttcaagaCTCAAATggcatataatacatatattgaaaaGACGATGGGGTTTGATTGTCAATGTTACAATTCTCTAACAAAGACAAAATGAagtagaagttaacaactataagtcactgtCTGTATAGCCTTTCACTCGTCTACAATAAAACATTATGCATTTAATTACTGAAAAGGCAAAACAGGAAAGAGTAGAATCAGAGGAAAATATTCAGCAATAAGATTTACGTATATAATTGTAGGTTATATCTTTCTGTGAACTTAATATTTGCTGCATCTCTGTTTATATCATATGGACTAATGATATATGTGCCAGTGAAAATAACATTTCCGTGGATTGCTAAAAAATTAGGTTCGAGCAGAAAAGTTCATATATATGCAGAATATCCATACAGAATTATTATAGTATTGTTTTCATGTAAGTAAACTGTGAATCTATAGTATTTTGGTTTAAtgttttagtttcttttattgttaaaagaaatatttttgatatgaaattcAGCAATTTATAGAACATACAAAAAAGAAgtcaaatcacaaaatactaaactccaaggaaaattcaaaaaggaaattctttaatcaaatggcaaagaGGGTAACAAAACCGACCTGTCATTTCTACTCCTTCAAGTATACcaatcatagatacaaggataaAAGCTTTATTCGCAAAATAGGAAAGAAACCAAAACTTGAGCAAATAAAGTTTCCTGGATATTCATAACaattatttacagaaaatacaaataagtaaatatgcCCGTGGAGACTAAGCTGTCCCTGATTTACCAAttacacccgtcgtgttgctcgtgACATATAGATGTTCGAATGAATGTCTCATTCGGTAATGCAACAATCGGAAAACAAGGCGGGATGATGGATACCACAAGATGAACATATTCGTGGTGATCTGATATtcgaatacaaaataaaatgataataatcCAACAGTACATTGCCAGGAATTTGGATTATGTATGTTTTCTGAATTACCTTATAGAATTATAGAAATTAAACAAGCGTTGATATAACACGATTCACTGTTTTGAATTTGAGTTAAACAAagattttgttgtaaaaatatttttatatactgtGAATTCACACCGTAAAAGGACTAAAATTATCGTGATAATGGTTCGTGCTTTATTGATTACGTTTTCCAGGCCATCTATGCCTGAGAGTTGAAAACTCGTAGAGTCTCGACTGATTCAATATTTTCGTTATTAATAATATTCCATGTAAGTACATAAGCGCGGACTTCTCTAGGATCGTCATTACTTGTAAAAACTCACATAGGAGACAATGCTTTCTTTAGTACAAAAGACGTGCGTGTCGTGTTCTCAAGACTcgatatacattgtacatcagtcactgtttattttctatttgctTATGAACGATGTATGCATCTTTAGTCAGCAATTTGATAGTGATGAGTGATTTAAAGTGTTTGACGCTTCAgcgttgacatgaatatcaataatgtggtcatttttataaatttcaagtttacaaaacattgaatttttcgaaaaactaaggattttcttatcccaggcatagattaccttagcagtatttggcacaactttttggaattttggatcctcaatgctcttcaactttgtacttgtttggctttataaatgttttgatatgagcgtcactgatgagtcttgtgtggacgaaacgcgcgtctggcgtactaaattataatcctggtacctttgataactatttacaccactgggtcgatgccactgctggtggacgtttcgtcaccgagggtatcaccagcccagtagtcaacacttcggcgttgacatgaatatcaataatatggtcatttttataaatttccagtttacaaaacattgattttttcgaaaaactaaggattttcttatcccaggcatagattaccttagcagtatttggcacaactttttggaaatttggatcctcaatgctcttcaactttgtacttgtttggctttataaatattttgatatgagcgtcactgatgagtcttgtgtgaacgaaacgcgcgtctggcgtactaaattataatcctgttacctttgataactatttgatctttttaaatCTGTCAGAACCTACCTCTTAGTCTTACTAGTTTTCGAtactgaatattaaatattttgaatgaacttAAAAGAGTATGTCTTACTTTTCTTCAGTACGTCAGACAATAAAGACATACGTTTTAGGCGACGCAACAACacatacattcttgttttctcaCATGCATGTagtgagataaaaaaaaaatgcgaagtagaattaatgtttaaaatttactgGGTTATGCAATTTGAAAgcagttataaatattttctatatctACGAAGAAAAATATGCATCATCGATTTTACTGCAGTGGACATATTTTCCAGTTCCGAATATTCATACaatagatatcagaagatgTGAAATGAGTGCCAAtttgacaactctccatccaagtccaTTTGTAAATGTAAAGCATTATAGGTCAATCTATGGTCTTCAACTCGGAGCATTGGCTCATacagaacagcaagctataaagggccccagaAATGACTAGTGTATAAAACCGTGCAAACGGGAATACCAGAGgaatagtcaaactcataaatcgaaaataaactgacaacatcatggctaaaaactaaaaaaagacaaacagacaaataatagtacggGGATTGTAGGAAGAAACATATCCACATAAGTTTTTAGTctactactttttttttttttatcttatccTTATAACTTGAAGAAACATTTAGGATGCATTAGAAATCTCTttattaagaatacatttttCTGTTTGCAGTAGGAGTAGCAGCGGTGGTACCTCATTTAGATCTACTAATATCTTTAATAGGGGCCTTTGCAAGTTGTGCACTGGCGCTGATGCTACCACCTATAATAGAAATATTGACTCTATCAATGGAGCATGGACAACTCCCATGGTGGAAATTaataaaagacattttaatAGTCTTATTTGGTTTTGTAGGATTCGTGACTGGAACATATTCTGCTGTTAGGGAgattattaaaactttttgaagtCATAATTGTTATTAAAATGTCATTGTATATAATAAATCATCACATGCGCCTCAATGAGTTTTTTCTGAACGTTAAGTTATTTCATCATGGCTCAGAGTGTTCATAACCTTTCCGATAATAAGTTCATAAATACCATATCAATTTAGTCAAAAACTCTTGTGTGTCCATTAGACATTAAAATAGTGAAATATTACAGTTATATTTAGCATTAACTGTCAAATATATTCttgatgaatctgaaaaacCAATATTGGGAGTAAATTAATTGTTTCTGACATTGATAAAGAACAACTCATTTCTTGTCATTCGTGATGTGGCTCAACTACAGATCATGAGTTCAACCCCTTACAGACCCAAACGTCTGATTAGTGGATTTGgtcttcttttaaaaaatgtaacaaaatctAAGACTGTCAGAGTTAAGGGTCTCAGACTGATAAAGTGTACTTCTTATTTACATGTGCAAATCCCAAGgaaaaattttgaatcaaatattcattatttcCATGTATACTAGTAGCCTATCGTGTAACTTGGGATAGCGTTTTAAACTGATCAATTTCGAGTATAGGTAAACTAAATACCACCGTTCAACATCACCAACGTAGAAAGTTTAAATTCAAATCAGTTTTTAGTTGgaaaaaggttatattttaacgtttgtagtccaaataattataaaattgctTTTCCATAACAGCTTTgtcatgaaaattgttttgaaaacaaatattctgaaaCTAATTGTATATAGTTCGAGATTGCATGTTAGTTATGTAAGCGTGTCAGTGTCACTGTTTTTATATTCTGTAGTGGTTTTCTTTGATTTAATATGTTCATTGTTGTTTTGCGATCTCATGTTGTGAGACCACAATTATATTATTTGATTGTGCGTTTCTCTGTTATGAATTTtcttgtgtgtgtgtttgtaatgtatttGTCTCAcatagtgttgtcattttagcgatACTATTAACATTTACATGTCATAAAGCGgaaggtttggctagccattaAACCTGGTTCGACCcatcatttttgtcttaaaaaatcCTACACCAAGTCAGGATTGTTgcagttattatcaaatagtTTGCTTCTATGTGTGTTGGCGTTTCtttttgttgcacttcggtattcctgttgttcctttgttttccgtttaaagttgatgtgtttccctcagttttggtttgtaaccctgatttgtttttctctctatcgatttatgacttttgaacactgGATTACTACTGTTGAATTTTTTATAAGCCTAGtttatatgatgagtttatgtgTACAATATGTTTACAAACCTCTGAACATGTCATAAaacgggaggtttggctagccattaAACCTTgttcaacccatcatttttgtcttaaaaaatcctacaccaagtcaggaatgttgCAGTTATGATCAAATAGTTTGCTTCTATGTGTGTTGGCGTTTCTGTTTGTTGCACTTTGGTAttcctgttgttcctttgttttccgTTTAAAGTTGATGTTTCCCTctgttttggtttgtaaccctgatttgttttactctctatcgatttatgacttttgaacactgGATTACTactgttgaattttttttaagccTAGtttatatgatgagtttatcgtGTACAATATGTGTACAAACCTCTGAAATAATGCACATGTTTACCTTATCAAAATTTAGACTACAATAGTTTACCAATGTTCAAAACTCTTGCGGGGACAGAACATAATCAATATATcttaaaatgatttgaaaatctttttttggttttgtatGAATTCAATTTCATATAAATACTAAAACAAGTCCGCCATTAGaggtgcacaattagtacccattgaAATAAACTGACTGTTGAAATATCAATCCATCAGCTCAAAAAATATGATGTGGATCAAATGGTCTAGTATTTTGATGACACCATCATCAGTGTGGTTTTCACAAAGTAAGATGTTTCATTACCCTATACAAGCTAACAAAGAGAAACAATAACATTGAACGCATGCAGAGCTTACGTTAATTTTCCCATGCATACTATACcttgaaaaactgaaaaaagaaTAAAGCACATATGGGATCtgtgaaaatttaaatgatttgaatCAAGCATCACTGATTAATGTTTTGTAGACTAAATATGCATcttacaaacaaaattataacaatgGTATCTTTGAGTTGGTTTAATTGTGTTAAAGAAGAAATGTACATAATCAGGCACacacatatttttgcaaaaaatctTCTTCAACTTGAACAGTGTGTGTACTTTCAAAAACATCATGATATTGACAATGAAATAAACAGTGTTAagaaatagatatattttattcatctgataataatataacaaaacattcaTGCATAACagttttgtagaaaaaaatggaatatgtatgaatattataatgatatttaagcaataaaatatttaatccaTGCTAATAACAGTAACAAGTGTAGAGGTCATTGATAAAGTCTTTTAACACAATTTtctaattgtaaaattttgacaatcAATACTGTAGATTTGTATTATACTTTACttacgatattttttttaattgaaacagTGATACCTATATGCATCATATGTCTAATGGTGTTACACTAAAGATATCTCAAAGAACCAAAATCCATCTCCCCAGTAATCTAGTCCTTGCCTCCATTCCCAGTCTCCTGATTCTAACGTTAATTTAATTCCATTTCattgaaatataagaaaatgcacacaatgaattaaaaactAGAATGTGTCTTAAAGGTAACCATGCCCAACTCTCATTATGTTTCCTTGTTCAGTGACCCACAAAGTCTGGATAAAAAATACCTATTTTGCATAACATgttttcattataatatatataatatgtattaaaGGTTAAAGTTTATGTGACAACAACTTTGTGGTAAACTCTTTTCAACCAAATCTTCATCCTAACATGGAATGGACAAATAGACGTCTAATGGACGGACAGAGAAAGACAGActtaaaaacataatgcctccTACAATTATAGATAAAACCAAACCAGGGAAAGAAAACCTACACATCAACAgggtaacaatttgacattacaatcagaaatatatgaaaattgaaGTCTTTGATaagataaattgaaaatggaaatgaggaatgtgtcaagaGACAACAAGCAAACccaagagcagaaaacagcacaAGGCAAGAAGCTAAAATgactaatctttataaaatttaaccaTATTAAGGTTGATCAGGTGTCTTCCttcatcttggattgtaaaataGCATAAACAAAAAGATTAGATCTTCAAACATGCAGGTTGAGCAAGTGTCTTTTGCCATCATGGATTGTAAAATAGCAGAACACATTTGGTAGAGATCTATATTCAAATAGACAAATTTTGAGACAGATATGCATATCAATTGTaactttctttttaatatgatagttttaaaattcatttttattcttcTGAAAGCACATTATATGAACAatcttctcatatttgattttaaatttcaattattcagattttttctatttaaaacaaaGCTTGTAAAATAGATTTGAGATTCATACTTCTTATATTTGAGAAAATAATGCTATAAGCAGCAGTTTGAAGAAGTATACTAAAGTTAGAATAAAATTCTATGTGAAAActctatcattttttatttacatccCTTATCTTTTTAACAAGTACAACTGCCTCATTTCTTaagtttgagaaaaaaatctaaaattattttgatacaaatgcTACATTATTACCAATAAAATTGATAcaggaaatattatattaagcaccaattataacaattattatatattataacacTATCACAGACAATCTTCAAACACGCAtgtatacataaaatatcatttttatttaatccctaactgtttacatttacaaaacaGTGCAGACATCTAATGTCGATCTTATCTAACCGAATAGTATATTTCTAGTTACAGTCAATACAATGTATTACTAAATTCAATGACTTACTTCAAAAgcagaaaaataatcaaattatcaTAAGCATTTTACAATACATTCTTTTAATTTGGACAACATAAGGTCTTAAACtacacaaaatatatgttatattcaATTGAGATTCCTCTGCTAGCGGAGATTTGAACTGGACATTATGTTGCTTTTAGTCATTGTAAAATGAAGAAACACAAATGTTCCTATGATGACACTTTAAATTGTCAGATGAATTATACAGATATATCACAAAAATTGTATACATACAgtatattttatacaataatacataacaCAAATACTATTGCACACTTTAATTATCATATTCTTTACAAACACAAAATACGTAATCAATTCTATTTTAATCTATGGAAGAGGggaaaaagataccaaagggacagtcaaactcataaatcgaaaataaactgagagtgccatggctaaaaatgaaaaagacaaacagacaaacaatagtacacatgacacaacatagaaaactaaagaataagcaacaggAAACCCATAAGTTTGGAAATGtttccattcattttttttaggtaTGGATCCAGGATTTGAAGTTAGGATTaccttattttgaaaaataattgacTGTCAGTTACCTTTAGTacttatttttactatttttagggGGCTGAACTGTATCTGGtatgaattatttctattcACTGATTTCCAGTTATTTCAAATCTACCTgtgaaataattaattaataagtGTTTTATTATTGTACAACAAGCaatgaatacatatataataaaatgatttgaaatatgaCTATAACAAATTTAAGATTTCGTTAAATGGTTTACATATGCATGAGAGATTcagaaaatatatgtttaaaaaatatgggtTTTTAACTATGACATTAAGAAAACCAAATCCAAAATAAACAACACTTTAAAAAGCTATCATAACGACTtcatttcaaacttttaaattatcCTACACCagacaaaaattaatttcaaattacatttttttttcaattggatTTATGTAGTTTATGATATATCAATGTGTACCTCACTTCAAATTATGTGTTTAATGACAGAAAATCTTCTTCCCTGACCCCCTcctaaaaaaatttaacaaaaaccaatcacatttggtatattaaaaatatatcatataatacaAC
This Mytilus trossulus isolate FHL-02 chromosome 14, PNRI_Mtr1.1.1.hap1, whole genome shotgun sequence DNA region includes the following protein-coding sequences:
- the LOC134695815 gene encoding neutral amino acid uniporter 4-like isoform X1; this encodes MGDSGEKRSLIHTVQETTIDDKTLSVTSSAEIETSDRYEYVPQSQKTLTFEDDTAKSLKVSNITSLMHLVKGNVGTGILAMPNAVNHAGLWVGTLGILLIGGIAVHCMHMLLNCSHILTKRVTEHSLDYASVLETALKTGPRRARRMAKFGRLLVNVFLIITQIGFCCIYLLFVAQNIKQFVDSFYPDSLSTIHYLLIVTAVLIPYTFIKELKLLAPFSMVANIFNFVGLVIIFQYLFRGLPDYRSRPASMPFDDLPLYFGTVIFSYEGIGLVMPIENKMKYPSDFRGLSGVMNLGMAIVTSLYTAMGFYGYLKFGGDALGSITLNLPNDNWLYLSVNLIFAASLFISYGLMIYVPVKITFPWIAKKLGSSRKVHIYAEYPYRIIIVLFSLGVAAVVPHLDLLISLIGAFASCALALMLPPIIEILTLSMEHGQLPWWKLIKDILIVLFGFVGFVTGTYSAVREIIKTF
- the LOC134695815 gene encoding neutral amino acid uniporter 4-like isoform X2, with the protein product MGDSGEKRSLIHTVQETTIDDKTLSVTSSAEIETSDRYEYVPQSQKTLTFEDDTAKSLKVSNITSLMHLVKGNVGTGILAMPNAVNHAGLWVGTLGILLIGGIAVHCMHMLLNCSHILTKRVTEHSLDYASVLETALKTGPRRARRMAKFGRLLVNVFLIITQIGFCCIYLLFVAQNIKQYLFRGLPDYRSRPASMPFDDLPLYFGTVIFSYEGIGLVMPIENKMKYPSDFRGLSGVMNLGMAIVTSLYTAMGFYGYLKFGGDALGSITLNLPNDNWLYLSVNLIFAASLFISYGLMIYVPVKITFPWIAKKLGSSRKVHIYAEYPYRIIIVLFSLGVAAVVPHLDLLISLIGAFASCALALMLPPIIEILTLSMEHGQLPWWKLIKDILIVLFGFVGFVTGTYSAVREIIKTF